The Acidianus manzaensis genome has a window encoding:
- a CDS encoding tRNA (adenine-N1)-methyltransferase: MPLKEGDPVTIWIDIKRVYLVKLTKGKRLDTDKGFLTHDSIIGKEYGDTIKMSRGEALLLKPIPADIYTTFNRPSQVLYPKDVAYMIYISGIKPGDTIVEAGTGSGFLTISLAYAVGANGKIITYDIRQDMQDTAKFNASILNLIDRIEFKNKDIREGIDEKNVDAIFLDMPDPWNAVPRAYESLKSSSELIAFVPTVNQIEKTYLAMKNQGFIDVHAEELIMREYQVKENATRPKNIGVIHTGYIIRGRKSIKGTSL, encoded by the coding sequence GTGCCACTAAAAGAAGGAGATCCAGTAACTATCTGGATAGACATAAAAAGAGTATATTTAGTGAAATTAACCAAAGGAAAAAGATTAGATACTGATAAAGGATTCCTAACTCATGATAGTATAATTGGAAAAGAGTATGGAGATACTATAAAAATGAGTAGAGGTGAAGCTTTATTATTAAAACCAATACCTGCAGATATATATACCACTTTTAATAGACCTTCCCAAGTATTATATCCAAAAGATGTAGCATATATGATATATATTTCTGGTATTAAACCTGGAGATACTATAGTTGAAGCTGGTACAGGTTCTGGATTTTTAACTATTTCATTAGCTTATGCAGTTGGAGCTAATGGAAAGATAATAACATATGATATAAGGCAAGATATGCAAGATACAGCAAAATTTAATGCCAGCATTCTTAATTTGATTGATAGAATAGAATTTAAAAATAAAGACATTAGAGAAGGAATAGACGAGAAAAACGTAGATGCTATCTTTTTGGACATGCCAGATCCATGGAATGCTGTTCCACGAGCATACGAATCTCTTAAGTCATCTTCAGAATTGATAGCTTTTGTTCCTACTGTTAATCAGATTGAAAAAACCTACTTAGCTATGAAAAATCAAGGATTTATAGATGTTCATGCAGAAGAACTTATAATGAGAGAATACCAAGTAAAAGAGAATGCAACTAGGCCTAAAAACATAGGGGTTATACATACTGGCTATATTATAAGGGGCAGAAAATCTATAAAAGGGACATCTCTATAA
- a CDS encoding carbon-nitrogen hydrolase family protein, giving the protein MLISLTYLKLKEMSRKHNIEKAKKLIKNAKDRGAKLIVLPSLFPVGNTFELYNNEKKMRSIVKNLAEKIPGNSTDILVKLAMEGQIHVIAGPLLEQAGPKIFLTTLIISPDGEIIGKYRKIMMSEKDIRLGISGGKEPIHIVLDKKYGLIAEDDLYSPEINRILAFGGSQAIIGTTRPISKKQEIVKYVTISRTIENGLSYLINGEMIENEDGEITGYSPTFIATPESLIYKEAEEEDSIIVVESSMITQNKENVMAKLSGLEGIINGLYKSIKKNKVISNEKQTVAKPGS; this is encoded by the coding sequence ATGTTGATATCACTGACCTATCTAAAATTGAAAGAAATGTCAAGAAAGCATAATATAGAAAAAGCAAAAAAGCTAATCAAAAATGCTAAAGATAGAGGAGCTAAATTAATAGTATTACCTTCGCTATTTCCTGTAGGTAATACATTTGAGTTATATAATAACGAGAAGAAAATGAGAAGTATAGTAAAGAATTTAGCTGAGAAGATACCAGGTAATTCTACTGATATTCTTGTAAAGCTAGCTATGGAAGGACAAATACATGTAATAGCTGGTCCTTTATTAGAACAAGCTGGTCCAAAGATATTTCTTACTACCTTGATAATATCGCCTGATGGAGAAATAATAGGTAAATATCGAAAAATAATGATGTCAGAGAAAGATATTAGATTAGGAATATCTGGTGGAAAAGAGCCGATTCATATTGTATTAGATAAGAAGTATGGGCTAATTGCAGAAGACGATTTATATTCGCCAGAGATTAACAGAATTTTAGCATTTGGTGGATCACAAGCTATAATAGGTACTACTAGACCTATAAGTAAAAAACAAGAGATAGTTAAATATGTAACAATTTCGAGAACTATTGAGAATGGGCTTTCTTATTTAATTAATGGTGAAATGATAGAAAATGAAGATGGGGAAATTACTGGCTATTCTCCTACATTTATTGCTACTCCTGAATCCCTAATATATAAAGAAGCAGAAGAGGAAGATTCGATAATTGTTGTTGAAAGTTCTATGATAACACAAAATAAGGAAAATGTTATGGCAAAATTAAGTGGTTTAGAAGGAATAATAAATGGGTTATATAAGAGTATTAAAAAGAATAAAGTTATTTCAAATGAAAAACAAACTGTTGCTAAGCCTGGGAGTTAG
- a CDS encoding TrmB family transcriptional regulator — protein MEDNPVDELLSRVSRFASILGISRTDLKIYSFLLLEGQMSARELSEKMGISYTKIYTILGKLEEKGWIRRIGKKPAFYEAIPLRDLWANVKKTIEVKINEFEKDFIEPLSSMLSTSSTYSITMIPPSKLKSTIFEILDSSNKIMIAVSFPEILETDILELIKVKSYNSDIKLILQNDMQINNLSGVNTRKLQSMFGSGIITSSAVLLIIKNADKLSGLFSNHKYIVDIASVYFNHLWEQAK, from the coding sequence ATGGAAGATAATCCAGTAGATGAATTACTTTCAAGAGTATCTAGGTTTGCTTCAATCTTAGGAATTTCAAGAACAGATCTAAAAATATATTCATTTTTACTGTTGGAAGGCCAAATGAGTGCTAGAGAGCTATCAGAAAAAATGGGAATTTCATATACTAAAATATATACTATTTTAGGAAAACTAGAAGAAAAAGGATGGATAAGAAGAATAGGAAAGAAACCTGCATTTTATGAGGCAATACCACTTAGAGACCTTTGGGCTAACGTAAAAAAGACTATAGAAGTAAAAATTAACGAATTCGAAAAAGACTTTATAGAACCTTTATCTTCTATGTTATCTACATCGTCCACTTATAGTATCACAATGATCCCTCCTTCTAAACTAAAATCAACTATATTTGAAATTTTGGACTCATCAAATAAAATTATGATTGCAGTTTCTTTTCCAGAAATTTTAGAAACTGATATTTTAGAATTAATAAAGGTCAAATCATATAATTCCGATATCAAATTAATTTTACAAAACGATATGCAAATTAATAATCTTTCAGGAGTAAATACTAGAAAACTTCAGAGCATGTTTGGAAGTGGGATAATTACTTCGTCAGCTGTTCTTTTAATAATAAAAAACGCTGATAAGCTTTCCGGGTTGTTTTCAAATCATAAGTATATCGTAGACATAGCGTCAGTTTATTTTAATCACCTTTGGGAGCAAGCTAAATAA
- the kae1 gene encoding KEOPS complex N(6)-L-threonylcarbamoyladenine synthase Kae1: MLVLGIESTAHTFGVGIVIDEEPFILANVRDTFVPKTGGMKPGDLARHHAIVAPDVISKALKEAKIKIEDVDGIAVSLGPGIGPALRVGAVIARALSLKYNKKLIPVNHGIGHIEIGYLTTHAIDPLILYLSGGNTIITTFYEKKFRIFGETLDIALGNMMDTFVREVGLAPPYIKDGKHVIDICAEKAEKYIDLPYVVKGQDMSYSGLLTAALKATKKNKLEDVCFSLRENAFDMLLEATERALALTGKKELMIVGGVAASVSLKKKLELLDNDWNIKTKIVPLNFSGDNGAMIAYAGLLELKSGVSIPIEKSEIRPRWRIDEVEIPWRN; the protein is encoded by the coding sequence ATGCTTGTTTTAGGAATTGAATCTACTGCACATACTTTTGGTGTTGGAATAGTAATTGATGAAGAACCTTTTATTTTAGCAAATGTTAGAGATACTTTTGTACCTAAAACTGGTGGAATGAAACCAGGAGATTTAGCAAGGCATCATGCTATAGTAGCGCCAGATGTTATTTCAAAAGCTTTGAAAGAAGCTAAGATTAAAATAGAAGACGTCGATGGAATTGCAGTTAGTCTAGGTCCTGGAATTGGACCTGCATTAAGAGTTGGTGCAGTTATAGCTAGAGCATTATCTTTAAAGTATAATAAAAAACTTATTCCAGTAAATCATGGAATTGGGCATATTGAAATAGGTTATCTAACTACTCATGCAATTGATCCATTGATTCTTTATTTATCTGGAGGAAACACAATAATTACTACATTTTATGAAAAGAAGTTTAGGATATTTGGAGAAACTTTAGACATTGCCTTAGGAAATATGATGGATACTTTTGTAAGAGAAGTAGGTTTAGCGCCCCCATACATAAAAGATGGTAAACATGTTATAGATATATGCGCAGAAAAAGCAGAAAAATATATAGATTTACCTTATGTTGTAAAAGGACAAGATATGTCTTATTCTGGATTACTAACAGCAGCATTAAAAGCTACTAAGAAGAATAAACTAGAAGATGTTTGCTTTAGCCTAAGAGAGAATGCGTTTGATATGTTATTAGAAGCTACAGAAAGAGCATTAGCATTAACAGGTAAAAAAGAGTTAATGATAGTAGGTGGAGTAGCAGCTAGTGTAAGTTTAAAAAAGAAATTAGAATTATTAGATAATGACTGGAATATAAAGACTAAAATAGTTCCATTAAACTTTTCTGGAGATAACGGTGCAATGATAGCCTATGCTGGACTTCTAGAATTAAAGAGTGGAGTAAGTATACCAATCGAAAAATCTGAAATAAGACCAAGATGGAGGATAGATGAGGTAGAAATTCCTTGGAGGAATTGA
- a CDS encoding Kae1-associated kinase Bud32, which produces MEELKLIKRGAESYIYETYFLGIHAIVKKRVSKSYRNPLLDKKINSERTLLEAKLIYSALEAGVNAPAVLFINKDDFSIIMEYIDGITVKDYLCSNKEINLEKLGEQIGEIIGKLHKAKIAHGDLTTNNLIIKPNTNDIFIIDFGLSKRSEDIEDYATDVHVFLRSLESIHPDKKDIIFKGFINGYSKIISFSDEVMKTLKDIRMRGRYVEERRNKNSNRE; this is translated from the coding sequence TTGGAGGAATTGAAATTAATAAAAAGAGGCGCAGAATCATATATTTATGAAACATATTTCTTAGGTATTCATGCAATAGTAAAGAAAAGAGTGTCCAAATCTTATCGTAATCCCTTACTAGATAAAAAAATCAATTCTGAAAGAACTTTGTTGGAAGCTAAATTAATTTATTCGGCTTTAGAAGCTGGTGTTAATGCTCCAGCTGTTCTCTTTATAAATAAAGACGACTTCAGCATAATTATGGAATATATAGATGGAATAACTGTTAAAGATTATCTTTGTTCTAATAAAGAAATTAATTTAGAAAAATTAGGCGAACAAATTGGAGAAATAATTGGAAAGCTTCATAAGGCTAAAATAGCACATGGAGATCTCACAACAAATAATTTGATAATAAAACCTAATACTAACGATATTTTTATAATAGATTTTGGATTATCTAAAAGATCAGAAGATATAGAAGATTATGCTACTGATGTTCATGTCTTTTTACGATCATTAGAAAGTATTCATCCAGATAAAAAAGATATAATATTTAAGGGATTTATAAATGGATATTCTAAGATAATAAGTTTTTCAGATGAAGTTATGAAAACATTAAAAGATATACGAATGAGGGGAAGATATGTCGAAGAAAGAAGAAATAAAAATAGTAACAGGGAATAA
- a CDS encoding XTP/dITP diphosphatase: MSKKEEIKIVTGNKRKFEELNEIAKEYNLKLSMIDLPKFEIQADTLEEVVRHAASVIYTMLHEPIILEDSGLFIESLNGFPGPYTKFAKQTIDINGILKLMTNIENRKAYFKTALAYVDEYEIKIFTGEVHGKISYEAKGDKGFGFDPIFIPDGCEKTFAELNIQEKNQYSHRSRAFRKFLEYYL; the protein is encoded by the coding sequence ATGTCGAAGAAAGAAGAAATAAAAATAGTAACAGGGAATAAGAGAAAGTTTGAAGAATTAAATGAGATAGCTAAAGAATACAACTTAAAGCTTTCAATGATTGACTTACCTAAATTTGAAATTCAAGCAGATACACTTGAAGAAGTTGTAAGACATGCTGCATCAGTAATATATACCATGTTACATGAACCAATAATTTTAGAAGATAGTGGATTATTTATAGAAAGCCTTAATGGATTTCCCGGGCCATATACAAAATTTGCAAAACAAACAATAGATATTAACGGAATCTTGAAACTTATGACTAACATAGAAAATAGGAAAGCGTATTTTAAAACAGCATTAGCGTATGTTGATGAATATGAAATTAAAATATTTACTGGAGAAGTTCACGGTAAAATAAGTTATGAAGCTAAAGGAGATAAAGGCTTTGGATTTGATCCAATATTTATTCCAGATGGATGTGAAAAAACTTTTGCAGAGCTTAATATTCAAGAAAAAAATCAATATTCGCATAGAAGTAGAGCTTTTAGAAAATTTCTAGAATATTATTTATAG
- a CDS encoding 30S ribosomal protein S25e — protein sequence MGGVQKKSISTMEKRIKKEAEAQQKKAAAGRKSNKTGNEVISKNITINNDTIKKIQEEISREKMITPYTLANKVGVTLSVAKRILKDLNEQGTIKEVFRNRRTAIYTANSQA from the coding sequence ATGGGTGGAGTACAGAAGAAATCAATCTCTACAATGGAAAAGAGAATAAAGAAAGAAGCTGAAGCACAACAGAAAAAAGCTGCTGCTGGAAGAAAAAGTAATAAAACTGGAAATGAAGTAATTTCAAAGAATATTACTATAAATAATGATACTATAAAGAAAATCCAAGAAGAAATAAGTAGAGAAAAAATGATTACACCTTATACATTAGCAAATAAAGTTGGAGTAACATTGAGCGTAGCAAAGAGAATATTAAAAGATTTAAATGAACAAGGAACAATAAAAGAAGTATTTAGGAATAGAAGAACAGCCATATATACTGCTAACTCCCAGGCTTAG
- a CDS encoding V0D/AC39 family V-type ATPase subunit: protein MSSASMAYVSSISRLYKSKTLTRSLVTEILSENNWKDAISILKDRGFIEEIPNSIEEFEKILKQRAITQIKKFSNLASSVKMSHDILQLYYYLFTLDEFKGIVSSIYNKVELPTTDEFSKLIESKPSTVEELRSNLKGSIYGEGLEYALNKNPKDVSQINSLLDFYFIEKLSQIVESLRGDWKASADAIICTYKDYYSISLALRKKMLSNISCEVSLDTIRELSTTQDLNALVDIIRRTVYSKFIKISDPYSTMASLYRYAKMKARRGAVDTFMGSPFTPVTALALAELVRLDTEDLITIINGLKIGMNKENIKEKLSLEIV from the coding sequence GTGAGCTCAGCCTCTATGGCTTATGTCTCTTCTATTTCTAGATTATATAAGTCTAAGACTTTAACCAGGAGTTTAGTAACAGAAATTTTATCAGAAAACAACTGGAAAGATGCAATAAGCATTTTAAAAGATAGAGGATTTATAGAAGAAATTCCAAATAGTATAGAAGAATTCGAAAAAATCCTAAAACAAAGAGCTATAACGCAAATTAAAAAATTTTCTAATCTAGCTTCCTCAGTTAAAATGTCTCATGATATTCTTCAGCTGTATTATTATTTATTTACATTAGACGAATTTAAAGGAATTGTATCTTCAATTTATAATAAAGTAGAACTACCTACCACTGATGAATTTAGCAAGTTAATAGAAAGTAAACCATCTACAGTTGAGGAACTAAGATCAAATCTAAAAGGATCTATATATGGCGAAGGATTAGAATATGCGTTGAATAAGAATCCAAAAGACGTTTCACAAATTAATTCGTTGCTTGACTTTTATTTTATAGAAAAACTTTCTCAAATAGTTGAGTCACTTAGAGGGGACTGGAAAGCTTCTGCTGATGCGATAATTTGCACATACAAGGATTATTATTCTATAAGTTTAGCATTAAGGAAAAAAATGCTTAGTAATATCTCTTGTGAAGTTTCATTAGATACCATAAGGGAACTATCTACTACCCAAGATTTAAATGCGTTAGTTGATATAATAAGAAGAACAGTTTATTCTAAGTTTATAAAAATATCAGATCCATACTCTACAATGGCTTCGTTATATAGGTATGCTAAAATGAAGGCAAGAAGAGGTGCTGTTGACACATTTATGGGATCTCCGTTTACCCCAGTTACAGCTTTAGCTCTAGCTGAACTAGTTAGGCTTGATACTGAAGATTTAATAACTATAATAAATGGATTAAAGATAGGAATGAATAAAGAGAACATTAAGGAAAAGCTTTCTTTAGAAATTGTATAA
- a CDS encoding aldo/keto reductase, with product MRFRSVGYTGIKASEIGIGLWSLATDWWASNVKAEDILRKAYSSGINFYDTGDIYGEGKAEEILSKTLGNKRDNIVILTKIGYDFYHKQNNKSHQRFDIEYLEFAIKESLKRLNTDYIDILMLHNPKMNIIINKEIYDFMVSLKKDGIARAIGIALGPTLGWEEEGLASIKMGYETLEHIYNMIEQYPGKIFLEHNIGHIVRVPHASDALIEDKWPISEDKKLHRSFKNIKWIENAVNNSKKILEFAKSKNMKLSQLALKFVLSNKNVSTVIPNITSVSELDEFIEIEDMPDLTEDDLRYINSYYIKYYKQLNEESIEETKIYK from the coding sequence ATGAGGTTTAGATCCGTTGGTTATACTGGAATTAAAGCTTCTGAAATTGGAATTGGATTATGGAGTCTAGCTACAGACTGGTGGGCGTCTAATGTTAAGGCAGAAGATATTTTGAGAAAAGCGTATTCTTCAGGAATTAATTTTTACGATACTGGAGATATATATGGTGAAGGAAAAGCTGAAGAAATATTATCAAAAACCTTAGGAAACAAAAGAGACAATATAGTTATTTTGACGAAAATCGGGTATGATTTTTATCATAAGCAAAATAATAAGTCTCACCAAAGATTTGATATAGAATATCTTGAATTTGCAATAAAAGAATCATTAAAAAGATTAAATACAGATTATATAGATATATTAATGCTCCATAATCCAAAAATGAATATTATAATAAATAAAGAAATATACGATTTTATGGTAAGCTTAAAAAAAGATGGAATTGCAAGGGCTATTGGAATAGCTTTAGGACCAACGTTAGGTTGGGAAGAAGAAGGATTAGCTAGTATAAAAATGGGGTATGAAACTCTAGAACATATTTATAATATGATTGAACAATATCCAGGTAAAATATTCCTTGAACATAATATTGGACACATTGTAAGAGTGCCTCATGCCTCAGACGCACTAATTGAAGATAAATGGCCAATATCAGAGGATAAGAAGCTTCATAGAAGCTTTAAGAATATAAAATGGATTGAAAATGCAGTAAACAATAGTAAAAAGATTTTAGAATTTGCTAAATCTAAGAACATGAAATTATCTCAGTTGGCATTAAAATTTGTATTAAGTAATAAGAATGTTAGTACAGTTATTCCAAATATAACGTCCGTTAGCGAATTAGACGAATTTATAGAAATAGAAGATATGCCAGATCTTACAGAAGACGACTTGCGTTACATAAATTCATATTACATAAAATATTATAAACAACTTAACGAGGAAAGTATTGAAGAAACAAAAATCTATAAATAA
- a CDS encoding ribbon-helix-helix domain-containing protein, producing the protein MKIITVKLPEQFLESIDELVNTGRYESRSEVIRAAIGDFIRKELWIKE; encoded by the coding sequence ATGAAAATAATAACCGTAAAACTACCAGAACAATTTTTAGAATCTATAGATGAGTTAGTAAATACTGGAAGATATGAGTCTAGAAGCGAAGTTATACGAGCTGCAATAGGAGATTTTATTAGAAAGGAATTATGGATAAAAGAATAA